A genomic stretch from Methylorubrum extorquens includes:
- the cutA gene encoding copper binding protein, copper sensitivity (Evidence 3 : Putative function from multiple computational evidences; PubMedId : 7623666, 7623667; Product type f : factor): MERPLLVYTTFPDAPTALEIGEALVRARLAACVNVIPGMQSVYAWKGAVERGTEVVAILKTREGLADALAAELKRRHPYETPIILHLPVSGADPDTAAWIASETGLG; the protein is encoded by the coding sequence ATGGAGCGACCGCTCCTCGTCTACACGACCTTTCCCGATGCCCCGACCGCGCTCGAAATCGGGGAGGCTCTCGTGCGCGCCCGGCTCGCGGCCTGTGTGAACGTGATTCCGGGGATGCAGTCGGTCTATGCCTGGAAAGGCGCGGTCGAGCGTGGCACCGAGGTCGTCGCGATCCTCAAGACCCGCGAGGGTCTGGCCGACGCGCTGGCAGCGGAGCTGAAGCGGCGCCACCCTTACGAAACCCCGATCATCCTGCATCTGCCGGTCTCGGGGGCCGACCCGGACACCGCGGCCTGGATCGCATCGGAAACCGGCCTCGGCTGA
- a CDS encoding conserved protein of unknown function (Evidence 4 : Unknown function but conserved in other organisms), with protein sequence MSELIRVKPTQDGTYTVYRGSMALVAGLTRLQAERYEASIAHQQRSFSPLVGA encoded by the coding sequence GTGTCCGAGCTCATTCGCGTGAAACCGACCCAGGACGGCACCTACACCGTCTATCGCGGGTCGATGGCCCTGGTCGCGGGCCTGACGAGGCTGCAAGCCGAGCGCTACGAGGCGAGCATCGCTCACCAGCAGCGCTCGTTCTCACCCCTCGTCGGCGCCTGA
- a CDS encoding protein of unknown function (Evidence 5 : Unknown function), with the protein MPRAPMPDSQPPFADFPFDLTADETAAQVEAALVARREERTSTNWIALIRLFDGTEIPCNVKDISKSGAKLGVPATYELPSAFMIRIIGRDFVLRVNLAWRRGNYAGVRIERIAKLPVVEEKKAPADGPASKPTPNYSSIGTRRSRISPD; encoded by the coding sequence ATGCCACGGGCCCCCATGCCGGATTCCCAGCCCCCGTTTGCCGATTTCCCCTTCGACCTGACGGCCGACGAGACCGCGGCACAGGTCGAAGCGGCGCTTGTCGCGCGGCGGGAGGAACGGACATCCACGAACTGGATCGCGCTGATCCGGCTGTTCGACGGCACCGAGATCCCCTGCAACGTCAAGGATATCTCCAAATCCGGTGCCAAACTCGGCGTGCCCGCGACCTATGAATTGCCGTCCGCCTTCATGATCAGAATCATCGGCCGGGACTTCGTGCTGCGGGTCAATCTCGCTTGGCGGCGGGGCAATTACGCGGGCGTCCGCATCGAACGCATCGCCAAGCTGCCGGTCGTCGAAGAGAAGAAGGCACCGGCCGATGGGCCGGCCTCGAAGCCGACCCCGAACTACAGCTCGATCGGCACGCGCCGCAGCCGCATCTCGCCCGACTGA
- the rocF gene encoding arginase (arginine amidinase) (Evidence 2a : Function from experimental evidences in other organisms; PubMedId : 2806247, 7540694, 9375792; Product type e : enzyme) gives MPAPSTIDLIGAPIEIGTSEPGAVMGPAALRTAGLLRVLRDLGFTVRDQGDLAPDCTPGQRDLPAIRAWMTEISRAVETALDGGSLPLVAGGDHSLSLGSIDGALRHCGRTGRPVFVLWLDAHADFNTLETSPSGNVHGMPLAALCGEPGFDDLFAGGERPLLDPRRIHLFGLRSIDAGERAIVTQRQVNVIDMRTIDEFGVVAPLRRILDRVAAANGHLHVSFDVDFLDPAIAPGVGTTVPGGATFREAHLIMEMLCDSGLVGSPRRGGVEPLPRRARAQRPGTRRAGGEPVRPPHHRPADRAAAGGVSDLGRCPHAPRRQPILSCQ, from the coding sequence ATGCCCGCACCCTCCACGATCGACCTCATCGGCGCACCGATCGAGATCGGAACGAGCGAGCCCGGAGCCGTGATGGGGCCGGCAGCCCTGCGCACCGCCGGATTGCTGCGGGTGCTTCGGGATCTGGGCTTCACGGTCCGCGACCAGGGCGATCTCGCTCCCGACTGCACGCCGGGCCAGCGCGATCTCCCGGCGATCCGGGCCTGGATGACCGAGATCTCGCGGGCAGTGGAAACGGCCCTGGACGGCGGAAGCCTGCCGCTCGTGGCGGGCGGCGACCACAGCTTGTCGCTCGGCTCGATCGACGGGGCGCTGCGCCATTGCGGCCGCACCGGGCGGCCGGTCTTCGTGCTGTGGCTCGACGCCCATGCCGACTTCAACACCCTGGAGACATCGCCCTCCGGCAACGTCCACGGCATGCCGCTGGCTGCCCTGTGCGGCGAGCCCGGTTTCGACGACCTGTTCGCCGGTGGTGAACGCCCGCTGCTCGATCCGCGGCGCATCCACCTGTTTGGCCTGCGCTCGATCGATGCCGGCGAGCGGGCCATCGTCACGCAGCGGCAGGTGAACGTCATCGATATGCGGACCATCGACGAATTCGGCGTGGTCGCGCCGCTGCGCCGCATCCTCGACCGGGTCGCGGCCGCGAACGGCCACCTGCATGTCAGCTTCGACGTGGATTTCCTCGACCCCGCCATCGCGCCGGGCGTCGGCACGACGGTGCCGGGCGGGGCAACGTTCCGCGAGGCGCATCTCATCATGGAGATGCTGTGCGATTCAGGGCTGGTCGGCTCCCCTCGACGTGGTGGAGTTGAACCCCTTCCTCGACGAGCGCGGGCGCAGCGCCCGGGCACTCGTCGAGCTGGTGGCGAGCCTGTTCGGCCGCCGCATCATCGACCGGCCGACCGAGCCGCCGCTGGAGGCGTGAGCGACCTCGGCCGATGTCCTCATGCCCCGAGGCGTCAGCCGATCCTCTCATGCCAATGA
- a CDS encoding putative PAS sensor signal transduction histidine kinase (Evidence 3 : Putative function from multiple computational evidences; Product type r : regulator), with amino-acid sequence MSGAVSASLSARARADTILGIQRTTGTAQARLIRAETWLRYALPALLVVFMLTLLGVAALQMRGRHDEAMRVATREVEAFARLSALALSNASSAAETRLERVLPVHLLPAGREVLVIGPGGRIRAAYPAPAPAETFAGYLADGEPIAILGESAGAMTVNLQAGGQAVVAARRLSDGMGEVAVVQRFEPLADNWWRMFGHHAVSLSAIALVLAGMATAYILQTQRAQAADEVCDLVKQRLDTALGRGRCGLWDWDIARGTIFWSDSMYALLGYTPEKDLLSFGDVNALLHAEDGDLYSLARHLAASHATVDHEFRIRDASGEWIWLRTRAEIVEDAVDGSRHLVGIAMDVTEQRRLAEFTATADMRLRDAVEAVSEAFVLWDASNRLVLCNSKFRDLHALASEDAVPGRRYDEIMGRGALPPVRRGIPGSERGPSRTFEVELTDGRWLQVSERRTKDGGYVSVGTDITSLKRHQEQLVTSERELIETVKDLKRSRRTLETQTQQLADLAERHLDQKARAEIANQAKSEFLANMSHELRTPLNAIMGFAELMESEVYGSLGSPRYADYCRDIQQSGTYLLSVIDDILHMSRIEAKRVKLVRRDIDLGTALASALTLVAKEAASKSVSIDLELAGTLNVLADERALQQILLNIIQNAVKFTPERGRVALRGRSCNGFVHLFIGDTGIGIPKTAISKLGRPFEQVETNLTRSYKGSGLGLAIARSTAELHGGSLRIRSEEGIGTLVLVRLPMPTPERLAEVAREAERDTLKAIGDMPGVARTEGDRIAAH; translated from the coding sequence ATGTCGGGGGCGGTGTCCGCGTCCCTGTCCGCGCGCGCACGCGCGGACACGATCCTCGGGATCCAACGTACGACCGGCACTGCCCAGGCCCGCCTCATCCGGGCGGAGACGTGGCTTCGCTACGCGCTTCCGGCTCTGCTCGTCGTCTTCATGCTCACGCTGCTGGGCGTGGCGGCCCTGCAGATGCGCGGGCGCCACGACGAGGCGATGCGCGTGGCCACCCGCGAGGTGGAGGCCTTCGCGCGCCTCTCCGCGCTCGCCCTGTCGAACGCGTCGTCTGCCGCCGAGACGCGGCTCGAGCGTGTGCTGCCGGTCCATCTCCTGCCGGCCGGCCGCGAGGTTCTGGTGATCGGCCCCGGCGGCCGGATTCGCGCCGCCTATCCCGCGCCCGCCCCGGCCGAAACCTTCGCCGGGTATCTCGCCGACGGTGAGCCCATCGCCATCCTCGGCGAGAGCGCCGGGGCGATGACAGTGAACCTCCAGGCCGGCGGTCAGGCGGTCGTTGCGGCACGCCGCCTGTCCGACGGGATGGGCGAAGTCGCGGTCGTCCAGAGGTTCGAGCCGCTGGCCGACAATTGGTGGCGGATGTTCGGCCACCACGCGGTCTCCCTCTCGGCCATCGCCCTGGTGCTGGCGGGCATGGCCACCGCCTACATCCTGCAGACGCAGCGGGCGCAAGCGGCGGACGAGGTCTGCGATCTCGTCAAGCAGCGCCTCGACACGGCGCTCGGCCGCGGCCGCTGCGGCCTCTGGGACTGGGACATCGCCCGCGGCACGATCTTCTGGTCGGACTCGATGTACGCCCTGCTCGGCTACACGCCGGAAAAGGATCTTCTCTCCTTCGGCGACGTGAACGCCCTGCTGCACGCCGAGGACGGCGACCTTTACAGCCTCGCCCGCCACCTCGCCGCCAGCCACGCGACCGTCGATCACGAGTTCCGCATCCGCGACGCGTCCGGCGAGTGGATCTGGCTGCGCACCCGCGCCGAAATCGTCGAGGATGCGGTCGACGGCAGCCGCCATCTCGTCGGCATCGCCATGGACGTGACCGAGCAACGCCGCCTCGCCGAGTTCACCGCCACCGCCGACATGCGCCTGCGCGACGCGGTGGAGGCGGTCTCCGAAGCCTTCGTGCTGTGGGACGCCAGCAACCGGCTGGTGCTGTGCAACTCGAAGTTCCGCGACCTGCACGCCCTGGCCAGTGAGGATGCGGTGCCCGGCCGCCGCTACGACGAGATCATGGGACGGGGCGCCCTCCCCCCCGTGCGCCGGGGCATTCCGGGTTCGGAACGCGGCCCGTCGCGGACCTTCGAGGTGGAGCTGACGGACGGACGCTGGCTCCAGGTCAGCGAGCGGCGGACCAAGGACGGCGGTTACGTCTCGGTCGGCACCGACATCACCAGCCTCAAGCGCCACCAGGAGCAGCTCGTCACGTCGGAACGCGAGCTGATCGAGACGGTCAAGGATCTCAAGCGGTCCCGTCGCACCCTGGAAACCCAGACGCAGCAGCTCGCCGACCTCGCCGAGCGTCATCTCGACCAGAAGGCCCGCGCCGAGATCGCCAATCAGGCCAAGTCCGAGTTCCTGGCCAATATGAGCCACGAGCTGCGCACGCCGCTCAACGCCATCATGGGCTTTGCCGAGCTGATGGAGAGCGAGGTCTACGGATCGCTCGGCTCACCCCGCTACGCCGATTACTGCCGCGACATCCAGCAGAGTGGCACCTACCTGCTCTCGGTCATCGACGACATCCTTCACATGTCGCGCATCGAGGCGAAGCGGGTGAAGCTCGTGCGCCGCGACATCGACCTCGGCACGGCCCTCGCCTCCGCGTTGACGCTGGTGGCCAAGGAGGCGGCGAGCAAATCCGTCTCCATCGATCTCGAACTGGCCGGCACCCTGAACGTGCTGGCCGACGAGCGGGCGCTCCAGCAGATCCTGCTCAACATCATCCAGAACGCGGTGAAGTTCACACCGGAGCGGGGCCGCGTCGCCCTGCGCGGGCGCTCCTGCAATGGCTTCGTCCACCTGTTCATCGGCGATACCGGCATCGGCATCCCGAAGACGGCGATCTCCAAGCTCGGCCGGCCGTTCGAGCAGGTCGAGACCAACCTGACCCGTAGCTACAAGGGCTCCGGCCTCGGCCTCGCCATCGCCCGCTCCACCGCGGAGCTGCATGGCGGGTCGCTGCGCATCCGCTCCGAGGAAGGGATCGGCACCCTGGTGCTGGTGCGCCTGCCGATGCCGACACCCGAGCGCCTCGCCGAGGTCGCACGGGAGGCCGAGCGGGACACGCTCAAGGCGATCGGCGACATGCCCGGCGTGGCCCGGACCGAAGGCGACAGAATCGCCGCCCACTGA
- the pepN gene encoding aminopeptidase N, a cysteinylglycinase, (alpha-aminoacylpeptide hydrolase) (Evidence 2b : Function from indirect experimental evidences (e.g. phenotypes); Product type e : enzyme) encodes MRTETPPTVRLEDYRPSDHLIDRVELDVRLDPHDTRVTATLALRPNPAGRAGAPLVLDGDDLTLLALELDGQAPDAVRADASGLTLHRPPQRPFTLRIETRLDPTANTRLMGLYRSNGVYCTQCEADGFRRITYFLDRPDVLSVYTTRIEAEREAAPVLLGNGNPVGAGTVPGTDRHYAVWHDPLPKPAYLFALVGGRLDRVAKPFTTMEGRTVEIAVYVEPGKADRAAYALDAVERSMAWDETAFGRAYDLDLFNVVAVSDFNMGAMENKGLNIFNDKYVLASPETATDGDYAAIEAIIAHEYFHNWSGNRVTCRDWFQLCLKEGLTVFRDQEFSSDMRSRAVHRIAEVRNLRARQFPEDAGPLAHPVRPKQYAEINNFYTATVYEKGAEIVRMLRTLIGETAFRAGMDRYFADNDGTAATVEDFLKAFEAVTGRDLSRFAEWYERPGTPRVAVSSSYDPAARTYRLAFRQTRPGAGADAPPLVIPMGLGLVGPDGPLGTPFAERVENGVFVLETAEDAITFENVAVEPVPSLFRAFSAPVRVESSLDDAARLTLLRHDPDSFNRWEAAQRIALGLMTAQVRGETAEDAGADDFVVALGAFLDAEALRDPAFAAQVLALPSEGDLADEIGTEIDPEAIFAARRDLRHRLGTGLRERLLSLREALAEPEGTPFSPDAAAAGRRALRNAALDLIAAADPEAGTALAQAQIAQATNMTDRLAGLAALALVPGEAREAALSAFAERYANEPLVLDKWFAIQAMIPEDGTVARIRRLQGHAAFANTNPNRVRSLVGSFSLANPTQFNRADGAGYTLVAETVLALDGTNPQVAARLMTAFGPWRRLEPVRRAAAETALRRIAATPGLSRDVTDIGTRSLAG; translated from the coding sequence ATGCGCACCGAGACGCCCCCGACCGTTCGCCTCGAAGACTACCGCCCGAGCGACCACCTCATCGACCGCGTCGAACTCGACGTGCGCCTCGACCCGCACGACACCCGCGTGACCGCAACCCTGGCGCTGCGCCCGAACCCGGCGGGCCGTGCGGGCGCGCCCCTCGTTCTCGACGGCGACGACCTCACGCTGCTGGCGCTCGAACTCGACGGGCAGGCGCCGGACGCCGTCCGGGCCGATGCCTCGGGCCTGACGCTGCACAGGCCGCCGCAGCGTCCGTTCACCCTGCGGATCGAGACCCGGCTCGACCCCACCGCCAACACCCGGCTGATGGGCCTCTACCGCTCCAACGGCGTCTACTGCACCCAGTGCGAGGCCGACGGCTTCCGGCGGATCACCTACTTCCTCGACCGGCCGGACGTGCTGTCGGTCTACACCACCCGCATCGAGGCGGAGCGGGAGGCCGCCCCGGTGCTGCTCGGCAACGGCAATCCGGTCGGGGCGGGCACGGTGCCGGGGACGGACCGGCATTACGCGGTCTGGCACGACCCGCTGCCCAAACCCGCCTACCTGTTCGCCCTGGTGGGCGGGCGGCTCGACCGGGTGGCCAAGCCCTTCACCACCATGGAGGGCCGCACGGTCGAGATCGCGGTCTATGTCGAGCCGGGGAAGGCAGACCGGGCCGCCTACGCGCTGGATGCGGTGGAGCGTTCCATGGCCTGGGACGAGACGGCGTTCGGCCGTGCCTACGACCTTGACCTATTCAACGTCGTGGCCGTCTCCGACTTCAACATGGGGGCGATGGAGAACAAGGGCCTCAACATCTTCAACGACAAATACGTTCTCGCTAGCCCCGAGACCGCGACCGATGGCGATTACGCAGCGATCGAAGCCATCATCGCCCACGAATACTTCCACAACTGGTCGGGCAACCGCGTCACCTGCCGCGACTGGTTCCAGCTCTGCCTCAAGGAGGGCCTGACCGTCTTCCGCGACCAAGAATTCTCCTCCGACATGCGCTCGCGCGCCGTCCACCGGATCGCCGAGGTGCGCAACCTGCGCGCCCGCCAGTTTCCCGAGGATGCGGGGCCACTGGCCCACCCGGTGCGGCCGAAGCAATATGCTGAGATCAACAACTTCTACACGGCGACCGTCTACGAGAAGGGCGCCGAGATCGTGCGGATGCTGCGCACGCTGATCGGCGAGACCGCGTTCCGCGCCGGCATGGACCGCTACTTCGCCGACAACGACGGCACGGCCGCCACCGTCGAGGACTTTTTGAAGGCGTTCGAGGCCGTGACCGGCCGCGACCTCTCGCGCTTCGCCGAATGGTACGAACGGCCGGGCACGCCGCGGGTCGCCGTCTCCAGCAGCTACGACCCCGCGGCTCGGACCTACCGCCTCGCCTTCCGCCAGACGCGCCCCGGCGCCGGGGCGGATGCGCCGCCCCTCGTCATCCCGATGGGCCTCGGCCTCGTCGGCCCGGATGGCCCGCTCGGCACCCCCTTCGCCGAGCGAGTCGAGAATGGCGTGTTCGTGCTCGAGACAGCCGAGGATGCCATCACCTTCGAGAATGTCGCCGTGGAGCCCGTGCCGTCGCTGTTTCGCGCGTTCTCCGCGCCGGTCCGCGTCGAGAGCTCCCTCGACGACGCCGCGCGCCTGACCCTGCTGCGTCACGACCCCGACAGCTTCAACCGCTGGGAGGCGGCCCAGCGCATCGCCCTCGGGCTCATGACGGCGCAGGTGCGCGGCGAGACGGCCGAGGACGCGGGCGCCGACGACTTCGTCGTCGCGCTCGGCGCGTTCCTCGATGCGGAGGCCCTGCGCGATCCAGCCTTCGCCGCACAAGTTCTGGCCCTGCCGAGCGAGGGCGACCTCGCCGACGAGATCGGAACCGAGATCGATCCGGAGGCGATCTTTGCCGCGCGCCGTGATCTGCGCCACCGCCTCGGCACGGGCCTGCGGGAGCGGCTCCTGAGCCTCCGCGAGGCTCTGGCGGAGCCGGAGGGTACTCCATTCTCGCCCGACGCGGCCGCAGCCGGACGGCGGGCTCTGCGCAACGCCGCCCTCGACCTGATCGCCGCCGCCGACCCGGAGGCCGGCACGGCTCTGGCGCAGGCGCAGATCGCGCAGGCAACCAACATGACCGACCGCCTCGCCGGGCTTGCCGCCCTCGCACTCGTGCCGGGCGAGGCACGAGAGGCGGCTTTGTCCGCCTTCGCCGAGCGCTACGCAAACGAGCCGCTGGTGCTCGACAAGTGGTTCGCGATCCAGGCGATGATCCCCGAGGACGGGACGGTGGCGCGCATCCGCCGCCTTCAGGGCCACGCGGCCTTCGCCAATACGAACCCGAATCGGGTGCGCTCCCTCGTCGGCAGCTTCAGCCTCGCCAACCCGACCCAGTTCAACCGTGCGGACGGGGCCGGCTACACCCTCGTGGCCGAGACCGTGCTGGCGCTCGACGGCACCAACCCGCAGGTCGCCGCACGCCTGATGACCGCCTTCGGCCCCTGGCGGCGCCTCGAACCGGTGCGCCGGGCCGCGGCTGAGACGGCCCTGCGTCGCATCGCGGCCACGCCCGGACTTTCTCGTGATGTGACCGATATCGGGACGCGAAGCTTGGCCGGCTAG
- a CDS encoding protein of unknown function (Evidence 5 : Unknown function) — protein MMAGSVIRGVGEVEHATPGQILAHPDFTAARRVFVSEHAKVYEAGVFPAQFGADAGRVTTLAIIVCQHANYDPADRATWPTLSLLKETVARFGFASPRLIDSFVARLVQTNYLELRQQPGDSRVRLLFPTERLLAWDREWKAAHYAPLDILYPDPGFEPARRRDLDFQAAHARSAVAAFDAIIAMMWSNLEIIVFLSSTSALIILLTLSEMGGSGPESRIRGSDLVHLAPRFAVSLSHVRNILAVAQERNFLVRSGPRNAYIHLTPHWVAAFDRFIAGSLAQSDLTYRLALRHQAKQAVSTA, from the coding sequence ATGATGGCCGGCTCGGTCATCCGGGGGGTCGGAGAGGTCGAACACGCGACACCCGGGCAGATCCTGGCCCATCCCGACTTTACCGCAGCGCGCCGCGTCTTCGTCTCGGAACATGCCAAGGTCTACGAAGCCGGCGTGTTTCCCGCCCAGTTCGGCGCCGATGCGGGGCGGGTGACCACCCTCGCCATCATCGTCTGTCAGCATGCCAATTACGATCCGGCGGACCGGGCGACCTGGCCGACGCTGAGCCTGCTCAAGGAGACGGTTGCCCGTTTCGGCTTCGCCAGTCCGAGGCTGATCGACAGCTTCGTCGCGCGCCTCGTGCAGACCAACTATCTCGAACTCCGGCAGCAGCCGGGGGACAGCCGCGTGCGCCTCTTGTTTCCGACCGAGCGCCTCCTGGCCTGGGATCGCGAGTGGAAGGCCGCCCACTACGCACCGCTCGACATTCTCTACCCCGATCCCGGTTTCGAACCGGCGCGGCGGCGCGACTTGGACTTCCAGGCGGCCCACGCCCGATCCGCCGTCGCAGCCTTCGACGCGATCATCGCCATGATGTGGAGCAACCTCGAGATCATCGTCTTTCTCAGCAGCACGAGCGCGCTGATCATCCTGCTGACGCTCTCGGAGATGGGCGGCAGCGGCCCGGAGAGCCGCATCCGCGGATCGGATCTCGTTCATCTCGCACCGCGCTTCGCCGTCTCCCTGAGCCATGTGCGCAACATTCTGGCCGTTGCGCAGGAGCGGAATTTCCTCGTCCGCTCGGGGCCGCGCAACGCCTACATTCACCTCACCCCCCACTGGGTCGCCGCGTTCGACCGCTTCATCGCGGGCAGCCTGGCGCAGAGCGACCTGACTTACCGGCTCGCCCTTCGGCATCAGGCGAAACAGGCTGTCTCCACGGCCTGA
- a CDS encoding protein of unknown function (Evidence 5 : Unknown function), whose translation MPDSTIIADRDEANLGCCHFGKQKLLNAIICIDAKSVAKEYLIFFNTMLL comes from the coding sequence ATGCCCGATTCGACCATCATCGCAGACAGGGACGAGGCGAATCTCGGCTGTTGCCATTTCGGGAAACAAAAGCTCTTAAATGCTATAATATGCATCGACGCCAAGTCAGTTGCGAAGGAATATCTAATATTTTTTAATACCATGTTACTATAA
- a CDS encoding protein of unknown function (Evidence 5 : Unknown function): MLPQAAKGIHAQPIVCKYSMATPDDDRDGRLSGPVRTPVNGATDQAPARPVGQRRRNVRSTSAARRNRPDCR; this comes from the coding sequence TTGCTGCCCCAAGCTGCCAAGGGTATTCACGCTCAACCCATCGTGTGCAAGTATTCCATGGCCACACCGGATGATGACAGGGATGGCCGCCTATCTGGCCCGGTGCGCACACCCGTCAACGGGGCGACCGATCAGGCTCCCGCGCGGCCTGTCGGCCAGCGGCGGCGAAACGTCCGTTCGACCAGCGCCGCCCGCCGGAATCGACCGGACTGCCGGTGA
- a CDS encoding protein of unknown function (Evidence 5 : Unknown function), with amino-acid sequence MSVNTLGSLGQQQARRGQTKTSDITLGAGDPQAIRLRVTSCSLGNGMSGFVFCLRNLSIQNP; translated from the coding sequence TTGAGCGTGAATACCCTTGGCAGCTTGGGGCAGCAACAGGCTCGTCGGGGCCAGACGAAGACGTCCGACATCACTTTAGGGGCGGGTGATCCGCAAGCGATTCGCCTGCGAGTCACCTCGTGCTCGCTCGGTAATGGCATGAGCGGTTTCGTATTTTGCCTCCGCAATCTTTCTATACAAAATCCCTAG
- a CDS encoding transposase (fragment), which translates to MMASQRSGWAYESGVTLDFSRPGKPTDNALVESFNGRLRDECLNANWFLSLADARSKIETWRRHYNESRPHTALGWRTPKEFALAAALQAAE; encoded by the coding sequence GTGATGGCATCCCAGAGATCAGGCTGGGCCTACGAGAGCGGCGTCACGCTGGACTTCTCACGGCCCGGCAAGCCGACCGACAACGCGCTGGTCGAGTCGTTCAACGGCCGGCTGCGCGACGAGTGCCTGAACGCGAACTGGTTCTTGTCGTTGGCCGACGCGAGGAGCAAGATCGAGACGTGGCGGCGGCACTACAACGAGAGCCGTCCTCACACCGCCCTGGGGTGGCGAACGCCCAAGGAATTCGCCCTGGCGGCGGCCCTGCAGGCCGCCGAATGA
- a CDS encoding protein of unknown function (Evidence 5 : Unknown function) has protein sequence MLDTSPDALAARYRKMIGPRAVVQVQS, from the coding sequence ATGCTCGATACCTCGCCCGACGCTTTGGCTGCACGCTATCGGAAAATGATCGGCCCCCGCGCGGTGGTCCAAGTTCAGAGTTAG
- a CDS encoding conserved protein of unknown function (Evidence 4 : Unknown function but conserved in other organisms) — MSNNQNANVGKQNGQDAHIAEAAKANSTHAADTGAEHGKRFADAAQEGFNKTVDLREKATEATKQVMQNGVDTATQQAREAADRFSKTLGFSGEDSERLARESKQNIEAVTRCGTVLSQAFQDTSRNLFDLGQKQFQRNLEGLTKLTRAKSVQEFAAIQSDLMREGLQNMVQDSRAITETSARAVEEASKTFASVTVAPAR; from the coding sequence ATGTCGAACAATCAGAACGCCAACGTCGGCAAGCAGAACGGCCAGGACGCTCACATCGCCGAAGCAGCCAAAGCCAATTCCACCCACGCAGCTGATACAGGCGCCGAGCATGGCAAGCGGTTTGCTGACGCAGCGCAGGAGGGCTTCAACAAGACGGTCGATTTGCGCGAGAAGGCAACTGAAGCCACAAAGCAGGTGATGCAGAACGGCGTCGACACGGCCACGCAGCAGGCTCGCGAGGCGGCCGATCGCTTCTCAAAGACGCTCGGCTTCTCAGGCGAGGACAGTGAGCGTCTGGCGCGTGAGTCGAAGCAAAACATCGAAGCCGTCACTCGTTGCGGCACGGTCCTCAGCCAAGCGTTCCAGGATACCTCACGCAACCTGTTCGATCTCGGTCAGAAGCAGTTCCAGCGAAATCTGGAGGGCCTAACTAAGCTGACCCGGGCTAAGTCGGTTCAGGAGTTCGCGGCCATTCAGAGCGATCTGATGCGCGAGGGTTTGCAGAACATGGTTCAGGACAGCAGGGCAATTACCGAAACATCCGCCCGAGCAGTTGAGGAGGCGAGCAAGACCTTCGCAAGTGTCACTGTCGCTCCGGCACGCTGA